One stretch of Zootoca vivipara chromosome 8, rZooViv1.1, whole genome shotgun sequence DNA includes these proteins:
- the ANXA13 gene encoding annexin A13 isoform X2 produces the protein MGNFHPTIRRHHDFDAERDAKKVHKACKGMGTDEKVIIEILSNRSSDQRQQMKQKYQAIYGKDLGEVLKGELSGDFEKTALALLDQPCDYEARQLRKAIKGVGTDETVLIEILCTRVNQQILAIKSAYQRIFDRDLESDVKSDTSGSVRKILLSVLKASRDQGMETNENLAQKDAKDLYEAGEGRWGTDELAFNDVLAKRSYMQLRATFEAYKHLTGKDIEDAIKSETSGDLEKAYLTLVRCARDCQAYFATRLYESMKGAGTDEETLIRILVTRAEIDLQTIKERFQQMYSRSLAEAIRSETSGDFRKLLLSLLH, from the exons ATGGGCAACTTTCAT CCAACTATTCGGCGCCACCACGATTTTGATGCCGAGCGAGATGCCAAAAAGGTCCATAAAGCTTGCAAAGGGATGG GGACGGATGAAAAAGTCATTATTGAGATCTTGTCCAACCGTTCATCAGACCAGAGACAGCAAATGAAGCAGAAGTACCAAGCCATATATGGCAAG GATCTGGGAGAAGTGCTGAAAggagagctgagtggggatttcgaAAAGACTGCCCTGGCCCTGCTGGACCAGCCATGCGACTATGAGGCCAGGCAGCTTCGGAAGGCAATAAAAGGGGTGGGGACAGACGAGACGGTCCTGATTGAGATCCTGTGCACACGGGTCAACCAG caaaTTTTAGCCATAAAATCTGCCTACCAAAGGA TCTTTGACAGGGATCTGGAATCTGACGTCAAAAGCGATACTAGCGGGTCAGTGAGGAAGATACTCCTCTCTGTGTTGAAG gctaGCAGAGATCAAGGAATGGAGACTAATGAAAACCTGGCTCAGAAAGATGCCAAGGATCTCTATGAA GCAGGAGAAGGCCGTTGGGGAACTGACGAGCTGGCTTTCAATGATGTCTTGGCGAAGAGAAGCTACATGCAGTtgagggctacctttgaagcctACAAACAT CTGACTGGCAAAGATATTGAAGATGCCATTAAGAGCGAAACTTCTGGAGACCTTGAGAAGGCCTATCTAACGCTTG TAAGATGTGCCAGGGACTGCCAAGCCTATTTTGCCACTCGCCTGTATGAGTCCATGAAGGGCGCAGGAACCGACGAGGAGACCTTGATTCGCATCCTGGTGACGAGGGCTGAG ATTGACCTTCAGACAATCAAGGAGAGGTTTCAGCAGATGTACAGCAGGTCTCTGGCCGAAGCCATCCGATCCGAGACTTCGGGAGATTTCAGGAAGCTGCTGCTCTCCCTGCTGCACTGA
- the ANXA13 gene encoding annexin A13 isoform X1, giving the protein MHGMCDSSITRTPENRSEEKFSSYLKPTIRRHHDFDAERDAKKVHKACKGMGTDEKVIIEILSNRSSDQRQQMKQKYQAIYGKDLGEVLKGELSGDFEKTALALLDQPCDYEARQLRKAIKGVGTDETVLIEILCTRVNQQILAIKSAYQRIFDRDLESDVKSDTSGSVRKILLSVLKASRDQGMETNENLAQKDAKDLYEAGEGRWGTDELAFNDVLAKRSYMQLRATFEAYKHLTGKDIEDAIKSETSGDLEKAYLTLVRCARDCQAYFATRLYESMKGAGTDEETLIRILVTRAEIDLQTIKERFQQMYSRSLAEAIRSETSGDFRKLLLSLLH; this is encoded by the exons ATGCATGGGATGTGTGATTCATCTATTACAAGGACTCCAGAGAACAGAtcagaggagaaattcagttcatatttaaag CCAACTATTCGGCGCCACCACGATTTTGATGCCGAGCGAGATGCCAAAAAGGTCCATAAAGCTTGCAAAGGGATGG GGACGGATGAAAAAGTCATTATTGAGATCTTGTCCAACCGTTCATCAGACCAGAGACAGCAAATGAAGCAGAAGTACCAAGCCATATATGGCAAG GATCTGGGAGAAGTGCTGAAAggagagctgagtggggatttcgaAAAGACTGCCCTGGCCCTGCTGGACCAGCCATGCGACTATGAGGCCAGGCAGCTTCGGAAGGCAATAAAAGGGGTGGGGACAGACGAGACGGTCCTGATTGAGATCCTGTGCACACGGGTCAACCAG caaaTTTTAGCCATAAAATCTGCCTACCAAAGGA TCTTTGACAGGGATCTGGAATCTGACGTCAAAAGCGATACTAGCGGGTCAGTGAGGAAGATACTCCTCTCTGTGTTGAAG gctaGCAGAGATCAAGGAATGGAGACTAATGAAAACCTGGCTCAGAAAGATGCCAAGGATCTCTATGAA GCAGGAGAAGGCCGTTGGGGAACTGACGAGCTGGCTTTCAATGATGTCTTGGCGAAGAGAAGCTACATGCAGTtgagggctacctttgaagcctACAAACAT CTGACTGGCAAAGATATTGAAGATGCCATTAAGAGCGAAACTTCTGGAGACCTTGAGAAGGCCTATCTAACGCTTG TAAGATGTGCCAGGGACTGCCAAGCCTATTTTGCCACTCGCCTGTATGAGTCCATGAAGGGCGCAGGAACCGACGAGGAGACCTTGATTCGCATCCTGGTGACGAGGGCTGAG ATTGACCTTCAGACAATCAAGGAGAGGTTTCAGCAGATGTACAGCAGGTCTCTGGCCGAAGCCATCCGATCCGAGACTTCGGGAGATTTCAGGAAGCTGCTGCTCTCCCTGCTGCACTGA
- the ANXA13 gene encoding annexin A13 isoform X5, whose protein sequence is MHGMCDSSITRTPENRSEEKFSSYLKPTIRRHHDFDAERDAKKVHKACKGMGTDEKVIIEILSNRSSDQRQQMKQKYQAIYGKDLGEVLKGELSGDFEKTALALLDQPCDYEARQLRKAIKGVGTDETVLIEILCTRVNQQILAIKSAYQRIFDRDLESDVKSDTSGSVRKILLSVLKASRDQGMETNENLAQKDAKDLYEAGEGRWGTDELAFNDVLAKRSYMQLRATFEAYKHLTGKDIEDAIKSETSGDLEKAYLTLDVPGTAKPILPLACMSP, encoded by the exons ATGCATGGGATGTGTGATTCATCTATTACAAGGACTCCAGAGAACAGAtcagaggagaaattcagttcatatttaaag CCAACTATTCGGCGCCACCACGATTTTGATGCCGAGCGAGATGCCAAAAAGGTCCATAAAGCTTGCAAAGGGATGG GGACGGATGAAAAAGTCATTATTGAGATCTTGTCCAACCGTTCATCAGACCAGAGACAGCAAATGAAGCAGAAGTACCAAGCCATATATGGCAAG GATCTGGGAGAAGTGCTGAAAggagagctgagtggggatttcgaAAAGACTGCCCTGGCCCTGCTGGACCAGCCATGCGACTATGAGGCCAGGCAGCTTCGGAAGGCAATAAAAGGGGTGGGGACAGACGAGACGGTCCTGATTGAGATCCTGTGCACACGGGTCAACCAG caaaTTTTAGCCATAAAATCTGCCTACCAAAGGA TCTTTGACAGGGATCTGGAATCTGACGTCAAAAGCGATACTAGCGGGTCAGTGAGGAAGATACTCCTCTCTGTGTTGAAG gctaGCAGAGATCAAGGAATGGAGACTAATGAAAACCTGGCTCAGAAAGATGCCAAGGATCTCTATGAA GCAGGAGAAGGCCGTTGGGGAACTGACGAGCTGGCTTTCAATGATGTCTTGGCGAAGAGAAGCTACATGCAGTtgagggctacctttgaagcctACAAACAT CTGACTGGCAAAGATATTGAAGATGCCATTAAGAGCGAAACTTCTGGAGACCTTGAGAAGGCCTATCTAACGCTTG ATGTGCCAGGGACTGCCAAGCCTATTTTGCCACTCGCCTGTATGAGTCCATGA
- the ANXA13 gene encoding annexin A13 isoform X3: protein MHGMCDSSITRTPENRSEEKFSSYLKPTIRRHHDFDAERDAKKVHKACKGMGTDEKVIIEILSNRSSDQRQQMKQKYQAIYGKDLGEVLKGELSGDFEKTALALLDQPCDYEARQLRKAIKGVGTDETVLIEILCTRVNQQILAIKSAYQRIFDRDLESDVKSDTSGSVRKILLSVLKASRDQGMETNENLAQKDAKDLYELTGKDIEDAIKSETSGDLEKAYLTLVRCARDCQAYFATRLYESMKGAGTDEETLIRILVTRAEIDLQTIKERFQQMYSRSLAEAIRSETSGDFRKLLLSLLH from the exons ATGCATGGGATGTGTGATTCATCTATTACAAGGACTCCAGAGAACAGAtcagaggagaaattcagttcatatttaaag CCAACTATTCGGCGCCACCACGATTTTGATGCCGAGCGAGATGCCAAAAAGGTCCATAAAGCTTGCAAAGGGATGG GGACGGATGAAAAAGTCATTATTGAGATCTTGTCCAACCGTTCATCAGACCAGAGACAGCAAATGAAGCAGAAGTACCAAGCCATATATGGCAAG GATCTGGGAGAAGTGCTGAAAggagagctgagtggggatttcgaAAAGACTGCCCTGGCCCTGCTGGACCAGCCATGCGACTATGAGGCCAGGCAGCTTCGGAAGGCAATAAAAGGGGTGGGGACAGACGAGACGGTCCTGATTGAGATCCTGTGCACACGGGTCAACCAG caaaTTTTAGCCATAAAATCTGCCTACCAAAGGA TCTTTGACAGGGATCTGGAATCTGACGTCAAAAGCGATACTAGCGGGTCAGTGAGGAAGATACTCCTCTCTGTGTTGAAG gctaGCAGAGATCAAGGAATGGAGACTAATGAAAACCTGGCTCAGAAAGATGCCAAGGATCTCTATGAA CTGACTGGCAAAGATATTGAAGATGCCATTAAGAGCGAAACTTCTGGAGACCTTGAGAAGGCCTATCTAACGCTTG TAAGATGTGCCAGGGACTGCCAAGCCTATTTTGCCACTCGCCTGTATGAGTCCATGAAGGGCGCAGGAACCGACGAGGAGACCTTGATTCGCATCCTGGTGACGAGGGCTGAG ATTGACCTTCAGACAATCAAGGAGAGGTTTCAGCAGATGTACAGCAGGTCTCTGGCCGAAGCCATCCGATCCGAGACTTCGGGAGATTTCAGGAAGCTGCTGCTCTCCCTGCTGCACTGA
- the ANXA13 gene encoding annexin A13 isoform X4, giving the protein MGTDEKVIIEILSNRSSDQRQQMKQKYQAIYGKDLGEVLKGELSGDFEKTALALLDQPCDYEARQLRKAIKGVGTDETVLIEILCTRVNQQILAIKSAYQRIFDRDLESDVKSDTSGSVRKILLSVLKASRDQGMETNENLAQKDAKDLYEAGEGRWGTDELAFNDVLAKRSYMQLRATFEAYKHLTGKDIEDAIKSETSGDLEKAYLTLVRCARDCQAYFATRLYESMKGAGTDEETLIRILVTRAEIDLQTIKERFQQMYSRSLAEAIRSETSGDFRKLLLSLLH; this is encoded by the exons ATGG GGACGGATGAAAAAGTCATTATTGAGATCTTGTCCAACCGTTCATCAGACCAGAGACAGCAAATGAAGCAGAAGTACCAAGCCATATATGGCAAG GATCTGGGAGAAGTGCTGAAAggagagctgagtggggatttcgaAAAGACTGCCCTGGCCCTGCTGGACCAGCCATGCGACTATGAGGCCAGGCAGCTTCGGAAGGCAATAAAAGGGGTGGGGACAGACGAGACGGTCCTGATTGAGATCCTGTGCACACGGGTCAACCAG caaaTTTTAGCCATAAAATCTGCCTACCAAAGGA TCTTTGACAGGGATCTGGAATCTGACGTCAAAAGCGATACTAGCGGGTCAGTGAGGAAGATACTCCTCTCTGTGTTGAAG gctaGCAGAGATCAAGGAATGGAGACTAATGAAAACCTGGCTCAGAAAGATGCCAAGGATCTCTATGAA GCAGGAGAAGGCCGTTGGGGAACTGACGAGCTGGCTTTCAATGATGTCTTGGCGAAGAGAAGCTACATGCAGTtgagggctacctttgaagcctACAAACAT CTGACTGGCAAAGATATTGAAGATGCCATTAAGAGCGAAACTTCTGGAGACCTTGAGAAGGCCTATCTAACGCTTG TAAGATGTGCCAGGGACTGCCAAGCCTATTTTGCCACTCGCCTGTATGAGTCCATGAAGGGCGCAGGAACCGACGAGGAGACCTTGATTCGCATCCTGGTGACGAGGGCTGAG ATTGACCTTCAGACAATCAAGGAGAGGTTTCAGCAGATGTACAGCAGGTCTCTGGCCGAAGCCATCCGATCCGAGACTTCGGGAGATTTCAGGAAGCTGCTGCTCTCCCTGCTGCACTGA
- the KLHL38 gene encoding kelch-like protein 38 isoform X2, translating into MEEKCTQDRLFKDQDFSSELLKQLNVLRKNRILTDVVLCTGDTEIPCHRNVLASSSPYFKAMFCNNFKESGQEKVSLRDIDSNILHCIIVYVYTGEILMTVENILYLMETASMLQYMKLFEACSAYLQDQLAPDNCLGLIRLSEILHCDKLKKKAKAMALKCFPEVAISEDLKELCALELIDYLGDDELCGEEEQVFEALMVWVRHDPQARQSYIQDLFKKVRLQYVHPTFFFHFIANDSLIQSSPACRNILELAQKQMFSLYSTSAPDIKPMWHVPRRYSCREFLLLVGGRKDNQQTTRDVLLYDEKTNQWLSLAKYPTRLYKASVVSVHSNVYLLGGIPIGNGKNQVSDNVYIFSLKLNQWRLVEPMLVRRYSHRSIAYKNYIFAIGGIGENQEILNSMERYDSIYNVWEHMANMPVAVLHPAVSSKDQRIYLFGGEDTMQNPVRLIQVYHVSRNMWFRMETRMVKNVCAPAVVIGDRIFIVGVFSVGIINMPRRNKAEHVMEKPTPH; encoded by the exons ATGGAAGAGAAATGCACACAAGACCGGCTCTTCAAAGATCAGGATTTCTCCTCTGAGCTGCTAAAGCAGCTCAATGTTTTACGGAAGAATAGAATCCTAACTGATGTTGTCCTGTGTACTGGTGACACAGAAATCCCTTGTCATAGGAATGTACTTGCCTCAAGTAGCCCCTACTTCAAGGCAATGTTCTGCAACAACTTTAAAGAGAGTGGCCAGGAAAAAGTCAGCCTCAGAGACATCGACTCAAACATTCTTCATTGCATCATTGTCTATGTTTACACAGGAGAGATTCTAATGACGGTGGAGAATATTTTGTATCTAATGGAAACTGCTTCCATGCTCCAGTACATGAAGCTATTTGAGGCCTGTTCAGCCTACCTCCAGGACCAACTTGCTCCGGATAACTGCCTCGGTCTGATTCGGCTCTCGGAGATCTTGCACTGCGATAAACTCAAGAAGAAAGCCAAAGCAATGGCTCTGAAGTGTTTTCCTGAAGTAGCCATCTCCGAAGACCTGAAAGAACTCTGTGCTTTGGAGTTGATAGACTATCTTGGAGATGATGAGCTTTGTGGAGAGGAGGAACAAGTTTTTGAAGCTCTCATGGTTTGGGTGAGGCATGATCCCCAGGCACGGCAAAGCTATATTCAAGACTTGTTCAAGAAAGTAAGGCTTCAGTACGTCCATCCAACATTTTTCTTCCACTTCATTGCCAATGATTCTCTCATTCAGTCATCCCCAGCATGTAGAAATATCCTGGAACTGGCCCAAAAGCAGATGTTTTCTCTGTATAGCACCAGTGCTCCAGATATCAAACCTATGTGGCACGTTCCTCGGCGATATTCATGTCGGGAATTCCTCCTCCTGGTTGGTGGCCGGAAAGACAACCAACAGACAACGAGAGACGTCTTGCTGTATGATGAGAAGACAAACCAATGGTTGAGCCTTGCCAAATACCCAACACGGCTTTACAAGGCCTCTGTAGTGAGCGTCCACAGTAATGTTTATCTCCTTGGAGGTATTCCCATTGGCAATGGGAAGAACCAAGTCAGCGACAATGTTTATATCTTCTCACTCAAACTTAACCAGTGGAGGCTAGTTGAGCCCATGTTAGTTCGGCGCTATTCCCACAGGAGCATTGCCTATAAAAACTATATCTTTGCCATTGGAGGCATTGGAGAAAACCAGGAGATCCTAAATTCCATGGAAAGATATGACAGTATCTACAATGTTTGGGAGCACATGGCAAACATGCCTGTTGCCGTTCTTCATCCTGCTGTGTCTTCCAAAGACCAAAGAATCTATCTCTTTGGAGGGGAAGACACGATGCAAAACCCTGTCCGGCTAATACAG GTATATCATGTGTCAAGGAACATGTGGTTCCGGATGGAGACCAGAATGGTGAAGAACGTCTGCGCACCAGCAGTTGTGATTGGAGACCGGATTTTTATTGTTGGAG TCTTCTCTGTTGGGATTATAAACATGCCAAGAAGGAATAAAGCAGAGCACGTCATGGAAAAACCCACCCCACACTAG
- the KLHL38 gene encoding kelch-like protein 38 isoform X1: MEEKCTQDRLFKDQDFSSELLKQLNVLRKNRILTDVVLCTGDTEIPCHRNVLASSSPYFKAMFCNNFKESGQEKVSLRDIDSNILHCIIVYVYTGEILMTVENILYLMETASMLQYMKLFEACSAYLQDQLAPDNCLGLIRLSEILHCDKLKKKAKAMALKCFPEVAISEDLKELCALELIDYLGDDELCGEEEQVFEALMVWVRHDPQARQSYIQDLFKKVRLQYVHPTFFFHFIANDSLIQSSPACRNILELAQKQMFSLYSTSAPDIKPMWHVPRRYSCREFLLLVGGRKDNQQTTRDVLLYDEKTNQWLSLAKYPTRLYKASVVSVHSNVYLLGGIPIGNGKNQVSDNVYIFSLKLNQWRLVEPMLVRRYSHRSIAYKNYIFAIGGIGENQEILNSMERYDSIYNVWEHMANMPVAVLHPAVSSKDQRIYLFGGEDTMQNPVRLIQVYHVSRNMWFRMETRMVKNVCAPAVVIGDRIFIVGGYTRRVIAYDTKANKFVKCADMKDRRMHHGAAAINEKLYLTGGRCLTIDNEIKDSDSLECYDPKTDTWASKGHLPHRLFDHGCLALQCVPYANLL; this comes from the exons ATGGAAGAGAAATGCACACAAGACCGGCTCTTCAAAGATCAGGATTTCTCCTCTGAGCTGCTAAAGCAGCTCAATGTTTTACGGAAGAATAGAATCCTAACTGATGTTGTCCTGTGTACTGGTGACACAGAAATCCCTTGTCATAGGAATGTACTTGCCTCAAGTAGCCCCTACTTCAAGGCAATGTTCTGCAACAACTTTAAAGAGAGTGGCCAGGAAAAAGTCAGCCTCAGAGACATCGACTCAAACATTCTTCATTGCATCATTGTCTATGTTTACACAGGAGAGATTCTAATGACGGTGGAGAATATTTTGTATCTAATGGAAACTGCTTCCATGCTCCAGTACATGAAGCTATTTGAGGCCTGTTCAGCCTACCTCCAGGACCAACTTGCTCCGGATAACTGCCTCGGTCTGATTCGGCTCTCGGAGATCTTGCACTGCGATAAACTCAAGAAGAAAGCCAAAGCAATGGCTCTGAAGTGTTTTCCTGAAGTAGCCATCTCCGAAGACCTGAAAGAACTCTGTGCTTTGGAGTTGATAGACTATCTTGGAGATGATGAGCTTTGTGGAGAGGAGGAACAAGTTTTTGAAGCTCTCATGGTTTGGGTGAGGCATGATCCCCAGGCACGGCAAAGCTATATTCAAGACTTGTTCAAGAAAGTAAGGCTTCAGTACGTCCATCCAACATTTTTCTTCCACTTCATTGCCAATGATTCTCTCATTCAGTCATCCCCAGCATGTAGAAATATCCTGGAACTGGCCCAAAAGCAGATGTTTTCTCTGTATAGCACCAGTGCTCCAGATATCAAACCTATGTGGCACGTTCCTCGGCGATATTCATGTCGGGAATTCCTCCTCCTGGTTGGTGGCCGGAAAGACAACCAACAGACAACGAGAGACGTCTTGCTGTATGATGAGAAGACAAACCAATGGTTGAGCCTTGCCAAATACCCAACACGGCTTTACAAGGCCTCTGTAGTGAGCGTCCACAGTAATGTTTATCTCCTTGGAGGTATTCCCATTGGCAATGGGAAGAACCAAGTCAGCGACAATGTTTATATCTTCTCACTCAAACTTAACCAGTGGAGGCTAGTTGAGCCCATGTTAGTTCGGCGCTATTCCCACAGGAGCATTGCCTATAAAAACTATATCTTTGCCATTGGAGGCATTGGAGAAAACCAGGAGATCCTAAATTCCATGGAAAGATATGACAGTATCTACAATGTTTGGGAGCACATGGCAAACATGCCTGTTGCCGTTCTTCATCCTGCTGTGTCTTCCAAAGACCAAAGAATCTATCTCTTTGGAGGGGAAGACACGATGCAAAACCCTGTCCGGCTAATACAG GTATATCATGTGTCAAGGAACATGTGGTTCCGGATGGAGACCAGAATGGTGAAGAACGTCTGCGCACCAGCAGTTGTGATTGGAGACCGGATTTTTATTGTTGGAG ggtACACCAGACGAGTGATTGCTTATGATACCAAGGCTAATAAATTTGTCAAATGTGCAGACATGAAGGACAGGCGGATGCATCACGGCGCTGCGGCGATAAATGAGAAGCTGTATCTGACCGGAGGTCGCTGCCTTACCATTGACAATGAAATCAAAGACTCCGATTCACTCGAGTGCTACGACCCCAAGACAGACACCTGGGCTTCAAAGGGGCACTTGCCCCACAGACTCTTTGACCATGGGTGTCTGGCCCTCCAATGTGTGCCTTATGCCAACCTCTTGTGA